Below is a genomic region from Fulvia fulva chromosome 5, complete sequence.
GGCATTGGGATGCGATTGTTAAGCAGGTGGTGACGACAACACAAATCATCTTCATCGACGGACTAGACTTTGCTCTTACTGTATGACACTATTGCCACCATGATGGAGCAACATGACATGATCGTGATTGGAGCCGGTATGTTCTCAGCCTTGTAGCAGGTGCTGTGAATCTGACACTTACGATGGCCAGGCTGGTTTGGTCTATCGGCTGCGAAGACGTACTCGTTCTAGAAGCAGAAAGCAGCACTGGAGGAACGTAGTCGAATGATCGTCTGTATCCTGGTCTCAAATCGAATAATCTCCATGGCGGCTACGAAGACCCAGACTATCCCATGATCCCTGAGCATTATGGCATCACTCACGAAGATCACATTCCCGGGCGAGTCCTTCACAAGTATCTTACAGACTTGTCCAAGAAGTTTGGCATCTTCTCCAGGACTCGGTTCAACACTCGTGTAGAATCGCTCGAGCCTACATCAGATGGCGGCTGGAAAGTGGTCACGACGACAAATGGAGAGAAGGAGCAGACACTGCACAGCAAGAAGGTCATTGTTGCTACTGGGCTGACATCAGCTCCGAACTTCCCACAGTATCCAGGCGCAGAGACCTTCAACGCACCCTACTTCCATGCCAAGGACTCCTGTCGCCAAGGAGGAACGGTGAAGACTGCAAAACGAGCAGTGGTGGTCGGAGGTGCAAAGTCGGCCATGGACGTGGCATTTGCATATGCTGCGGAAGGTGTGCCTGTCGATATGGTGATTCGACCTAGCGGCAACGGGCCTGTGTGGATCTCATATCCTCATGTCATGGGTGGCAAGCGACTGGAGCAGTTGTTGCATGTCCGGTGGATGCAGTGGTTTTCACCCTGCCCATTCGGTGGCGGCGACAGCTGGCTTGGTCGGACAATGCGTAACTTTCTCCACGGTACAGCAATCGGTCGTTTCCTTACCGACCAGTTCTGGGCCGGACTTTCTGGCGAAGTCGTCACCAACAATGGGTACAAGACAAATGCTGAGCTTGGCAAGCTCCAGCCGTGGAATCCTGCCTTCTGGATAGCTTCAGGTAAGTGCTGCTGTGTTGTTGCCCATGGAGAGTACCAGCTGTGAGGTAGCTTTGCTGACCTATCTTGCTATAGGCCTTAGCATCCACAACTTCGATCGCGACTTCTTCAATATGGTCAAGAATGGGGAGGTCAAAGTACACAGTGCTGACGTCGAGCGGATGACGGACCACACTGTTCACCTCTCAGACGGCACCGAACCGAAGACCGATGTCCTTGTCTGTGCCACTGGCTGGCGAAAAGAGCCTTCGATCCGCTTCCTGAACTTCGGCACTGCTGGGATCGGCCTACCTTACACACCAACGGAACAATCTTCTCTGGCGACAGATTACGATGACAAGATCCTGAAGATGTACCCTCGCCTCGCAACCCAGCCCACACTCAACTTCAAGCCCAAGGCAGATCCTTTCCGTCTCTACCGCTTCATGGTACCACCAGCACGCATCGAAGATCGTAACATCGCTTTCGCAGGCATGATCTCTTCTGTCTCGACAACCATGGTTGCTGCTGTCCAAGCTTTGTGGATCTCGGCATATCTCGATGGTAAGCTCGATCACGCACCTGGGTCGAAAGAAGAGGTGACCAAAGAGGTGATGCTGCACACTCAGTGGGGTAAGTGGAGGTATCCTTGTGGATATGGTGCTAGTCTTCATGACTTTGCTTTCGACGGCGTCCCCTACAACGATTTATTGCTGAAGGACCTTGGTGTGAAGGCGAACAGGAAGCAGGGATGGAAGGACGTCACGGAGCCATATCAGCCGCCAGACTACAAGGGTATCATCGATGAGTGGCTCGAGCTGAACACCTGAGATTGGGACGGTTATGTgtagctaatatagtcgAGAAATTGTGCATATTGCTTCGTGTCTCAGGTTCAACTTCGGCTGAATGTGTTTGTGCCAACAGTCACATGCTCGAATCAGAGAATGGCCCACTTAGCCGCTGCAACTGGGCAACGTATCCTCTGCACTGAAGCCGGAGGCTGGATATAGATCGAGGGCGCGGCCAATGTACATAGTCCACAACATAGATGAAATGCGGAACTCAGGAAGTTCCATGTTACTGTCATTAACCCTCTTGCTACTATTGGCCTCCTAATTCCCTCGGCTTGAACTCAAACATCTTGTTACTGTCCACAGAGTTCTTATCTCTCATCTTCGCCACTGTATCAGTTCCTGCGACGGGCAGGCTCACCTCATACCTCACAACGCCACCCTTCACCCCATTGCCATTGACACGTCCATTCGTGCCGTTGGCACCATTCGTGACGTTATTCTCGTTGGTTCCAGCATCTTTGGCGTCGACCTTCAGCACCAATGTCTCCGGAAGAACACCGATCTGCCTCAGAGCAGTGCCTTGATCCCAGGTGATGTGCTCATGGTAAAGCCGGTCACCACGAATGTTGACAACGGCCATCATGGGGATCTCCACATATTTGTTTGTTGGTGGAAGGCCAGGGAAGAGCCAATCTGGAGTCATGTCGTGTGTGAACTTGTAGATGAACTCATCGACTACTCTGTCGATGCCAACTGTTCGGGAAATGAGCTCGAGCTCAGTGTCGGCTGGGTTGGAGAAGATGAAGTGATTTGTGTAAAAGTCTGTGAGAGCTTTCCTCCCGATGCCACCGGTCATCTAGAGAGTGGTCAGTCAGACAACAGAGGCACCCTTCGATAAAATGAGCTTACTGTCGGAACGTGGTTAACATATGGCTCCTCGACCATAGTCGTCATGGTGTTCGCAACACTCCGATCGCCAAACTCGTAATATGTGTGCTCTTCCCACAGAAGCTCGAGGTCAAAGTATGGCCCTCCCATAAGTGGCTTCAGGAACGCAAGATTTCGTGAATGTGACACCGCCTCCGTGGCATAGTGAAAGTCCTTATGGCACGGTATTGGGAAGCTGTACTGCTGGTTCGTGCCGTACTCGTACACTTTACTTCCTGGCTTCAAACTCTTCTTCGTCTCGTCGCCGGCCAGGTGATAGATGGTGGGCACGGAGGCTTGAGCAGACAATGTCGAAAACTGTGCAGCCTCGGCATACAGCGCAGCGCAAACGATGCGATCCTTGAGGCTCTCCGTCGCGGTTGCAGATTTGGACCACATTTCGGCACCGTAGCAGATCAAGCCCATCCTATCCTTTGGCTCGCACTCATGGCATTCGCTCAGCCTCTGGATCGCCGTCTTCAGTGCTGAAGATGATGCTTGAGGCCTGATCTCCACCACACAATAGCCTTCTTCTGCCCATTTCATGCGTAGTGATGGAATGCCGTCCTGAATCTCTATCGGCGTTGCTGACTCCTCGTTCGGCGATAGTACGATCATACCAGGCCCTATGCCCTTTCTTGAAAGCGGTCGTACTAAGGTAATGCCGTCTGATATGTGCTCTGGCTTCATTGGTGGGACTGGCTGTGGCGGCCCTGAGCCATAAACGAATTCCGGCATCTCGACAAGTATAGAATATTCAGCTGTTGATGTATGATAGGGGGCTTAGTATAGACCGTATCCTTCGTGCCACGCCGTTCAGATTGCACGCAGTTCTGGTCAGAGGGAAGACAAACAAGATAGTCCTGTCAATGCCTATCGTGTGTCTTGTACGGAGTGCTTCGGTCTGGATGTATCTCCTAATCCCGTGATATCGTCCAGTCGCTGTGCTGCGCCGATGTTGTTGTGCAGATAAGGCACATAGGGTTTGACTGTTCGATGATGCATTGACGCTGGCTTCGACGATCGGCTCAGAAGCCATCATCCGGCCAAGTAGTGGGGTCGGCCGAGATGAGGTGTTGTAGCCGATGGATGTGTGACCGGCTCGGTAGTATGGCTGCCAGTGCTTTAGCCGGGTATTTACCGTGTCAGACCAGATACCAGCTACTCATGTCGTTAACCGTTAACATTTGTGATTGTGTGAACGCGACGAGATCGTGTGACAGGACATAATGAGATTGAACAGCATTAGATTTGGATATCTTGCATGCACAGCTGTACAGCCGTGAATCGCCATGTACCGTAAACATTCCCTGTAATGGTCTCCATGCGAGTGTGTAAAGAAAGGCCGGAACTCGATGTTATCTGCGGTGTGGAGCTGGAAGGAGGACACTGCGACACTGTCTGCTCAGCGTGGACGTAGGTTAGTCCATCTGAGGAGTTCAAAGTCTTGTCACCATCCTAGAACATGTCCAGATCAGATATAGGGAAGTGCGGTTTGCTTTCCAGATCACTAACAACATCGCTTGCCGCCTCCTCAAGAGCATACGACACGGTCGGACTATCGACAAGCCTGACGCTACTACCGAGTGCTGCTTCTGTTTCGAACCTCGTCTCCAGAAAGTACCACACCAGTAGATCTTCAGCTCCCATAAAGATGGTGAAATGCTTCATCTCCTTTACGTCCCGACTCCTTTGGAGACCAGATAAAAACTTGGCAACACCGATAATCTGCCATTGCTCGCCCTCCAACCACCGGAGAATGAATTGCTGTCCACTCAAGCACTCTACGGCGATGTCACCCTCGACGAGGGTACAGTCCGGGCTCAAGATCATGTTCTGGGCAAGAGGCGCGCCGCCGTCATGTGGCAGCATGCCTCCCTTTTGGTCCGTCGCTGCGAACTCCCACAGACCGCTCATAGCCCAACTGGGGACTACCTTTGACGTGTGAGTAGTTCGTGGTGGGCGTCTCACACGTCGTGATGCGACGAGTCCCTCGAAGTCAGCATCACTGATGGACAGTTCGAGAGTGTCCAACAGTAGCCCTAGGTCGATGTCGTGCAGCGAGCCCATAACATGATCAAGATGACTGACACTCCTAATCGCCACCTCTAGGCGGCTCAAAGAGTAGTCCGCCAGCACCGGTGAGTCATACTGTAGCCAGTTCACGAGCCCCAAGATGCCAAAAATTCTATCTCTTGAATCAGTGCAACGACGGCCCCGGACGATTCTTAGTATAGCAGATAGATTCTGGGATACCATCCGTCTCTCGATACGTCGTGGTTTGCCTTGATCATCGTACGCCATTCTATGAGCTGGGCATCTCGCATCTGCGGAGAGTCTCATCGCTGAGTCTGTGATTTGGTCCCGCATTGCTCGAAACGTCTTGTTGGCATGTACACACATGCGGCCTCGATGCACTACAACAGTGCTCATGATATCGTATAATGTCTGCCAGTCAGCCCAGGAGTCCCCGCAGAGTATGGTGAGTCTGCGGGCCAGGATGAACTCTTGGAGCACCCATACTCGTGTCCAGTATGGTGCGTGACTTGTAGCAACCAGGCCACGATAGACATCCCAGGACGTTTCGCTATCCAGTCCATCAAGCCATGCAATAGACGACTTTCGGCGGTCGAAACCCGTCATGGGGATGTTATCGAAGAGGTGCTCGCTTCCCTCCGCGTGCTTGCCCAATGAGACAAAGACACAGTCGGCTCGAGAGAAGATGTCGCCCATCATGTTGACTTGGTGGCTGCGCTCGTCGTTGCGGCTCTGGTCTATGCAAATAGAATCGATCCAGTAGTATCGATATTGTTGATAAGGTGAGAGGTAATGCAGCTGTTTGATCGCATAGCGACAGTTCTTTGTGACCTTGAAGGCTTGTTTGTTTAGCCAGATAGTGTCGATTGCCTCGTCATCGCCCCAGGTGTACGAAATTGCAGCGTATCTCGGTGCTGCCGTGATTGGCCATCTCGTCACAGAGACGTTGTATCGGCCATCGAGCTTCGAGCGATGGATTTCAAGAAGTCGTATCTCATTCCGAGTATTGTCCAGCGGTGCATGTTCGAAGCTTCGCTCGCCCAGAGCTGAGTCCTGGCGCGCCGGTCCAGTCTCTGCCTCGAGGCTCGGCAGAACGGTGGAGGACGATGCTGGGCTTGACGTTTCCATATTGCATGTCGTGTAAGTCTCGTTCCGGGGTATTTGACAACGCTCGAAAGATCAGTGAGCTTTGTGCGCTGTACTTCGAAGTGGAGGCATCGCAGCTTGAAGGATTGCGGCTATGCAGTGGCTCTACACCTCATTGTGCATGTCGCCGTGGTGCTGTAAACAATCAGACCATGGTGCGTTACTACGTGCCGAAACACCCTCTGTGGTGTTAGTTCGTGGTCAATGGGATGATGCTGGTACGCGGCTGGGTGACTTGTCACGGAAGGATCTCATCACGTTCCTGCGAATCAGAATGGAGAATGCGCATTGTCCATTGCATGCCGACCGCGAGATATCAAGTATTTGATGCATGTCTCATCGTCGTGACCACGGGCGTGAAGCGAGGGAAACGTAGCTGCGAAAAGCATATGGCTGATTCCTGAAGACTGATGCTGTGAAGAAAGTTGTACTTTGCCAGCAGGAATGAACGGTGTGATGACCGGGGTCAAGCCGATTGGCAGAGCTGGAAGAGGCGCTAAGTAATGTGCACACTCATCCACTAAGCACGGGCTTCAAAGCCGAGAAGTATTCACACACTTCCACTTGACCTTCTCTGTGCACTTGACTATCTTCCTATTGCGCGACTTCACTACTCCGCCTTCTATAGCGAGTACTCATCGCCTTAGCGCCTTAGCGACCAGACTCCATGCAGCAAAGCATACCGTGTTCTGCACGCGAGACATAGGTCGGTGTAGAGACTGTAAACGCACGACAAGTCACTTCGAGTTGCAAATCTGCTTCGTGGTTGGTGCATTTGATCTAAAGTCATATGATTCCGTGACTCGCAACGCATCAACTGCTCATTTCATTGCTGCGGGCAATCCATGTAACACTTACCGGCACGATACACGCGGCCACGATGCTTAGTCCATGAATATCTGGCGGCTTCACTGCACTCCTTGACCACAGCAATAAAGTGAGCAGTTCGAAGGTGATCCATAGCTCTACTTGAATCCGTAGGACCAAGCCTTCGTCTGTCCGAAGACTGTACGTGGCATTTACTCGGCCTTCCCCTAGCTCAGTAGCAGTCACTGAGCTCTCCGCTTGATGCCAAAGTATGGTTACTGCCCTTCTTTGTAGGCCGTACTAGCATGCGGCTTGAACTTGCATGGAGGATTGGCCACCGGTGAGGACCTCGCCCAGTCGTCGCATCTCGAAGAAATCTTCCGCGCGAGAGCGACTTCGTTGCAAGAATCGACCTTGAACCGTGCGAGAATCCGAAGTTCTCAGAGCCGTCAGTAGCTATTCCCATACTTGTTCGCAATGAGGAATCGCAACTTCTCTGGAAACCGATGATGACCGGCTAATATTGGGCCAGCTGACTGGAGTCGGAGATGTGGCTGGAGTTTTGCTGGGTGCAATGTTGCCCTATGGTCTACGACCGGGTACGAACGACTTTCTCATGATTGGAGGGTGCTATTTGAGAGGTATCTCGCACGGTGAGACCTTATCACAGCACAAATTTCCTGGAGAACCGCCTGATACCTTGATACTATGTTGAACAGCCTGACGGATCGCGCTCAAGATTCTGGCATCGTCGTGGGTCCGGTCGCCGGTATATGCTATCCGGACTTACAGCAGCATCATCATCATCGTCCACAGGCTATCGTAGTATCCCGTACAGCTTTCGCGATCGTGCCTCGGGCACCACCTTCCTCGAGCACAGAAAGCCCCATCGTCGTACACCCACCTGGTGTGGACATTTTGTCTCTGAGCACAGCAGGATGCTCACCACGAAGCATCAAGCCAGTAGCACCTCTGACAGTCTGCGAAGCCATCGTGTAAGCTTGCTCCCTCGGAATGCCCATGCTGATCGCGCCAGCAGCCATAGCCTCTACAACGACCGCTGCAAAGGCGGTTCCTGACCCGCAAAGCGCGGTGCATGCGTCCATATTATCGGCAGGCAAGCGAACAACACGGCCAATGCGAGTAAAGATCCAGGTCAAGAGAGCATCTCTGTCAGCATCAAGGGGTGGATTTGGAATAGCAATGACAGTCATGCTCTCGCGAATGGCTGCCGCGGCATTGGGCATGGCACGGACGATTCTGCAGGCCTTGACGTCTGCGGGAGAAGCAGGAGTAGGGCTCCTACCGTATATGTTATCGCAAAGTGAACTCTCAGACAGGCCAGCACATATGCTGATCAACAGAGTGCCGGCGAGTGCTTCGCGCATACCCTCCAGCTCGAGGATCCTGGCCACCACGTTGGTCTCGCAGGCCAGAAGCACGATGTCCGCATCTTGCACAGCTTGTAGATTTCCATCCTCGTGTATCTTGAGCCTTGCATTGTATTTGCTCAATGCTGCTTTGACTCTTTCTGCACCGTGTGCGCTATGCACGCAAGCATGAAACTTCGAGGGCAGTCGTTGAGGCGTGGGCTCGGTACTGGTCGTGGTGTATGATGCAGCCGCAGATTCTTCGCTGTGGCTTTGCAAAGATTGTAGTATGCCTCCAAGTACCGCAGTGCCCATGGTCCCGCAGCCCAGCACTGTCATCGTAAGACCCCCATCTTCCAGCTCTGGCTTCGTGTGCAACCAGGAACGGTGCGCACGGGACTGCACTGCAAGTGCTTGCTTGAGTATGTCGTCCAGGCTACCCATGATGGCGGTATGGTTCCCGTGACTCGATACTGCGTGGAAGCAGAGATACTGTAAGATGTAAGATCTCTTGTGACAGCGATGTCATATGCAGGAACAGTGCAGCCACGTGGGACCCATACTTAACCCACAAAAGTGGCGCCGATGCAGAGTGAAGGACTCTAGTCTAGGCCGAGATCTCGACTTATTCTCGACTTTCACAACGGCCATCAACCACACCACCAACTCCATCGACAGTCGCGACGAAAGTGGTCATCTGAAGGTGTATGTACCATGTCTACCACGAAAAAGACACGGCTTGACAAGATCGATGAGTCTCGCGTCGCTGCTTGGTAAGAAGAGAGGACGACATGTCGTCTGCACACTCCCGCCCTTC
It encodes:
- a CDS encoding FAD-dependent monooxygenase DEP4, translating into MIPEHYGITHEDHIPGRVLHKYLTDLSKKFGIFSRTRFNTRVESLEPTSDGGWKVVTTTNGEKEQTLHSKKVIVATGLTSAPNFPQYPGAETFNAPYFHAKDSCRQGGTVKTAKRAVVVGGAKSAMDVAFAYAAEGVPVDMVIRPSGNGPVWISYPHVMGGKRLEQLLHVRWMQWFSPCPFGGGDSWLGRTMRNFLHGTAIGRFLTDQFWAGLSGEVVTNNGYKTNAELGKLQPWNPAFWIASGLSIHNFDRDFFNMVKNGEVKVHSADVERMTDHTVHLSDGTEPKTDVLVCATGWRKEPSIRFLNFGTAGIGLPYTPTEQSSLATDYDDKILKMYPRLATQPTLNFKPKADPFRLYRFMVPPARIEDRNIAFAGMISSVSTTMVAAVQALWISAYLDGKLDHAPGSKEEVTKEVMLHTQWGKWRYPCGYGASLHDFAFDGVPYNDLLLKDLGVKANRKQGWKDVTEPYQPPDYKGIIDEWLELNT
- a CDS encoding Heterokaryon incompatibility protein 6, OR allele; its protein translation is METSSPASSSTVLPSLEAETGPARQDSALGERSFEHAPLDNTRNEIRLLEIHRSKLDGRYNVSVTRWPITAAPRYAAISYTWGDDEAIDTIWLNKQAFKVTKNCRYAIKQLHYLSPYQQYRYYWIDSICIDQSRNDERSHQVNMMGDIFSRADCVFVSLGKHAEGSEHLFDNIPMTGFDRRKSSIAWLDGLDSETSWDVYRGLVATSHAPYWTRVWVLQEFILARRLTILCGDSWADWQTLYDIMSTVVVHRGRMCVHANKTFRAMRDQITDSAMRLSADARCPAHRMAYDDQGKPRRIERRMVSQNLSAILRIVRGRRCTDSRDRIFGILGLVNWLQYDSPVLADYSLSRLEVAIRSVSHLDHVMGSLHDIDLGLLLDTLELSISDADFEGLVASRRVRRPPRTTHTSKVVPSWAMSGLWEFAATDQKGGMLPHDGGAPLAQNMILSPDCTLVEGDIAVECLSGQQFILRWLEGEQWQIIGVAKFLSGLQRSRDVKEMKHFTIFMGAEDLLVWYFLETRFETEAALGSSVRLVDSPTVSYALEEAASDVVSDLESKPHFPISDLDMF
- a CDS encoding Pyrroline-5-carboxylate reductase, whose amino-acid sequence is MGSLDDILKQALAVQSRAHRSWLHTKPELEDGGLTMTVLGCGTMGTAVLGGILQSLQSHSEESAAASYTTTSTEPTPQRLPSKFHACVHSAHGAERVKAALSKYNARLKIHEDGNLQAVQDADIVLLACETNVVARILELEGMREALAGTLLISICAGLSESSLCDNIYGRSPTPASPADVKACRIVRAMPNAAAAIRESMTVIAIPNPPLDADRDALLTWIFTRIGRVVRLPADNMDACTALCGSGTAFAAVVVEAMAAGAISMGIPREQAYTMASQTVRGATGLMLRGEHPAVLRDKMSTPGGCTTMGLSVLEEGGARGTIAKAVRDTTIACGR